The Desulfitobacterium chlororespirans DSM 11544 DNA segment AATTGACCGATATTGATTTGATCGAGGCCTTGGGGTCACCGGAATACAGTGACCTTCTATCCATATTTCAGGAGCGGACTTTCCAAAAGAAGCAGATCATCTCTCTGCCCAATCACGAAGAGAATTTAGTCATGCTCGTTAAAAAAGGACGGGTGCGGGTTTTTTTATCTTATGAAGATAAGGAGTTTACCTTATCTATTTTAGAACCAGGAGATATCTTCTCCATGCATACCAGAGCCTTTACCCAGGCTTTGGATAATGACACCGTACTGTTGGTGGCCAAGACGAAAAAGTTTGGTGAGATGATCACCCGCTATCCTCAATTCTCTCTGATCATGATTAAAGTATTGGGGGATCTTTTGAAAAACTCTATTACTATTATCAATGGCTTGGTCTTTCAGGAAGCCCACACCCGATTAGCCGAATTTTTAATCAATGCGGCCAAAGATAAAGGGTGTCAGGTGGCTGAGGGAATTCAGCTGGAGTTGGGATTAAATGTGGAGGATATCTCAACTATATTAGGAACAAGCCGCCAGACCGTATCCTTTCTGCTCAATGATTTTTACAAGAACGGCCTCTTGCTGAAAGTGAATAGGAGAACCCTTATTATTAAAGACATGGACATGTTAAAGAAGATGCTCGATAAGAATGATCAGCTGAAATAGAACCAAGCAGTCAATGGAATAGTTTTTATATACAAAGGAGAGCGAAAATTCGCTCTCTTTTGTCAACTGATTGACATTATTCTGCAATCGTTCATGGTACGATGAATCGACATAATTCACCCTTTCTAGCGATGAAAGGGCAGAGAGATGAGGAGGTGTTGCTTTATGTCTAAGGGAAAGAACCGTTTCATCCATGCTGATCTCAGCCGTTGTTTAAGCTGCAAAAGCTGTGAACTGGCTTGTGGGCTGGCCCATGCAGGATATGAGATCGAAGGAGCGGCGGCTGGCCAAATGAAGCTTAAGCCAAGAGTAAGTGTAGTGCAGCAAGGAACTACGGTGGCGCTCACTCAATGCCGGCAATGTGAGGATGCCCCATGTGTTAAAGTTTGCCCGAACGGATCACTGTATCAAGAAGAGGGGCTCGTCAAGCTTAACCGGGAAACTTGTATTGGCTGTAAGCTTTGTGCCAGGGCCTGCCCCTTCGGTTCCATCACCATGACCACGGAAGTTGTGGAAAGAGCGGATGGAAGAAAGAACAACCGGACCAAAGCCCTCAAATGTGACCTGTGTTTTAGCCGGAATAAAGAAATTAAAGAAGCAGGCTGCGCTTGTATTCAGGCCTGCCCGACAAAAGTCCTTTCGCTCAGTCTCTGAAAGGGATAGCAAATGCAGAGTATCGTAGACTAAAGGAGGACGGATCATGAACTTAAGATTTTCCATTGATGAAGCAGTCCAGAAACTGTTGCCTGTGGCAGAAAAAGACAAGATTCAAACCGTTTGGGATCGCCATAAAGATCAGCAGCCTCAGTGCGGTTTTGGCAAAATGGGGATTTGCTGTCGCATTTGCTGGAAAGGTCCCTGCCGGGTCGATCCCTTTGGCAAGGGAGCCCAGCGGGGTATTTGCGGCGCCGATGCTCATACTATCGTGGCCCGCAATTTGATCCGCGGTATTGCTGCCGGAGCAGCAGCTCACTCCGACCACGGCCGTCATATTGCCCTGACCATGCGGGAGGTCGGCAAAGGAAATGCCCCTGCCTATACAATCAAAGACGAAGAAAAGCTGAAAAGAATAGCTCAAAGGCTGGGGATCGATTGGGAAGGGAAAAGTATTCGCGAATTGACCAAAGAAGTAGCTGACACGTCCCTGGAGGATTACTCTCGCCAGGATTCTAAAGTTCCCTGCCGTTGGGCAGAATTGACCATGACTGAAGAGCGGGCAGCCAAATTAAAACAATGGGGGGTCATGCCTCACAATATCGATGCTACCGTTGCTGAAATTATGAGCCGGACTCATGTGGGGTGTGATGCCGATCCGGTGAATATTCTTTTGGGAGGAGTAAAAGGAGCGGTGGCCGATTATACAGGAATGTACATTTCCACCGAGCTTTCCGATGCTCTCTTTGGAACTCCTGCACCCACGGTGACCGAGGCCAATCTGGGAGTCATTAAGGAGGATGCCATCAATATTGCCGTCCATGGGCATAATCCCCTGCTCAGTGAAGTGGTGTGCGATGCGGCGGCGATGCTGAATGACCTGGCTAAGCAAGCCGGAGCACCGGGCGGATTTAACATCGTTGGTGTATGCTGTACCGGGAATGAAGTGATGGTACGCCATGGAGTGCCCCTGGCGACCAACTATCTTTCCCAGGAGATGCCTATTCTGACAGGCGCTTTGGAAGCCATGGTGGTGGATGTTCAGTGTATTATGCCTTCCCTGGGAGCGATTGCCCAGTGTTTCCATACAGAGCTCATTACGACTATGTCTACCACCAAAATCCCTG contains these protein-coding regions:
- a CDS encoding 4Fe-4S dicluster domain-containing protein, which encodes MSKGKNRFIHADLSRCLSCKSCELACGLAHAGYEIEGAAAGQMKLKPRVSVVQQGTTVALTQCRQCEDAPCVKVCPNGSLYQEEGLVKLNRETCIGCKLCARACPFGSITMTTEVVERADGRKNNRTKALKCDLCFSRNKEIKEAGCACIQACPTKVLSLSL
- the cooS gene encoding anaerobic carbon-monoxide dehydrogenase catalytic subunit; the protein is MNLRFSIDEAVQKLLPVAEKDKIQTVWDRHKDQQPQCGFGKMGICCRICWKGPCRVDPFGKGAQRGICGADAHTIVARNLIRGIAAGAAAHSDHGRHIALTMREVGKGNAPAYTIKDEEKLKRIAQRLGIDWEGKSIRELTKEVADTSLEDYSRQDSKVPCRWAELTMTEERAAKLKQWGVMPHNIDATVAEIMSRTHVGCDADPVNILLGGVKGAVADYTGMYISTELSDALFGTPAPTVTEANLGVIKEDAINIAVHGHNPLLSEVVCDAAAMLNDLAKQAGAPGGFNIVGVCCTGNEVMVRHGVPLATNYLSQEMPILTGALEAMVVDVQCIMPSLGAIAQCFHTELITTMSTTKIPGATHVQFDKENAVESARKILELAVEAYQRRDPKRVNIPQVKEKAIVGFSAEAVIGALSQLDAHDPLQPLLDNIVNGNIQGICLFAGCNSTNTLQDRSFVELAKGLAAHNVLLLATGCGAGALAKHGLMTQEATLAYAGDGLKAVLTAIGQANGLNGPLPLVLHMGSCVDNTRAVSVAVAIAQKLGVDLDRLPLVASAPEAMSEKAVAIGTWAVALGLPTHLGTVPQVLGSQVVTEVLTEKIKDITGGYFIVETDPEEAAKKLFAVIQEKRAGLNL
- a CDS encoding Crp/Fnr family transcriptional regulator, yielding MPARMKLTDIDLIEALGSPEYSDLLSIFQERTFQKKQIISLPNHEENLVMLVKKGRVRVFLSYEDKEFTLSILEPGDIFSMHTRAFTQALDNDTVLLVAKTKKFGEMITRYPQFSLIMIKVLGDLLKNSITIINGLVFQEAHTRLAEFLINAAKDKGCQVAEGIQLELGLNVEDISTILGTSRQTVSFLLNDFYKNGLLLKVNRRTLIIKDMDMLKKMLDKNDQLK